A window of the Ostrea edulis chromosome 1, xbOstEdul1.1, whole genome shotgun sequence genome harbors these coding sequences:
- the LOC125671385 gene encoding uncharacterized protein LOC125671385 isoform X1, whose translation MMGKSVFLIFVWFHFTSCDVYTEIQDLKADHVEIKNMLKEVLSKLPETNSSKQTSEKSYGPGRSLIFASKTTSGNDVGIQLELFVTSSDKTVWLVDHAMFNAQANDSMFGTSYIHLDNTTVFTLETNVFVQSVDFTILHDDDVVTTFAINIKAEDGTTNNNISTCRPSFSEISESSVNATFHCIPELDRRGSWYMDVGVCGTFESDTSDVVEFKMLDDRRKSKFVNLTLERGTNAKAHVVISKDVVKKNFLFLFSSLTFISSGVVSRTSFRIFHDISKTKTEGEFKFLRPRPNLELLEGEPFTIACDAIGRNPPPITMHKDGGNIRKSDQITSPLWSSSYVTYRHASKELEGNYSCLIQNNDMQLAFSPYTEVNLKPRIRWDLSTILENTLNLIRVSIVVEGAIGVSLDCNNDAGGEGNLTLSMVKTTSMSDWNERLEAEYTYREDLHQFRDRYISLMQLSCMIKDRNGQAQFEYNV comes from the exons ATGATGGGgaaaagtgtatttttgattttcgTTTGGTTTCACTTCACGTCCTGCGATGTTTATACAGAG ATTCAAGATCTGAAGGCTGACCACGtggaaataaagaatatgttaAAGGAAGTGCTATCCAAATTGCCTGAAACCAACAGCAGTAAACAAACTTCTGAG AAATCGTACGGGCCTGGACGTTCGCTTATCTTCGCCAGTAAAACAACTTCTGGTAATGACGTCGGCATACAGTTGGAATTGTTTGTGACGTCATCTGACAAGACTGTTTGGCTAGTGGACCACGCTATGTTCAATGCACAAG CAAATGACAGCATGTTTGGCACATCGTACATACATTTGGATAATACTACCGTATTCACTTTGGAAACCAATGTGTTTGTACAGTCTGTAGATTTCACTATACTTCATGATGACGATGTGGTAACAACATTTGCGATAAATATAAAAGCAGAAGATGGAACAACAAATAACAACATATCAACATGTCGGCCATcattttctgaaatttctgAGTCCTCAGTAAATGCTACCTTTCACTGCATACCGGAACTAGATCGTAGAGGCTCCTGGTACATGGATGTAGGCGTCTGTGGCACTTTTGAAAGCGACACATCTGACGTAGTTGAATTCAAAATGCTTGATGACAGAAGGAAATCGAAGTTTGTTAATCTCACCTTGGAGCGAGGAACAAATGCAAAAGCACATGTTGTCATTTCCAAGGATGTCGtgaaaaagaattttttattcCTGTTTAGCTCTCTCACTTTTATTTCTAGTGGTGTCGTTTCTAGAACATCATTCAGAATTTTTCACGATATCagcaaaacaaaaacagaagGTGAGTTCAAATTTCTGAGACCCCGCCCGAATTTAGAGCTTTTGGAAGGAGAACCATTCACAATAGCCTGTGATGCCATAGGTAGAAATCCTCCTCCCATTACAATGCATAAGGACGGAGGAAACATCAGAAAGTCTGATCAAATTACATCACCACTTTGGTCATCGTCTTACGTCACTTACCGCCATGCATCGAAAGAATTAGAGGGAAACTACTCATGCCTGATACAGAATAACGACATGCAGTTGGCTTTCTCACCGTACACGGAAGTAAACCTAAAACCAAGAATCCGATGGGACCTGAGCACAATTTTAGAAAATACTTTAAACCTG ATTCGTGTATCTATAGTGGTGGAGGGGGCGATAGGTGTCTCATTAGATTGTAACAATGATGCCGGTGGAGAAGGTAATCTAACACTGAGTATGGTGAAGACAACATCGATGTCGGACTGGAATGAACGATTAGAGGCGGAATATACCTATCGGGAAGATCTACACCAATTCAGAGATCGTTACATTTCCCTAATGCAGCTTTCCTGTATGATAAAAGATAGAAATGGCCAAGCtcaatttgaatacaatgtCTGA
- the LOC125671385 gene encoding uncharacterized protein LOC125671385 isoform X2, which produces MLKEVLSKLPETNSSKQTSEKSYGPGRSLIFASKTTSGNDVGIQLELFVTSSDKTVWLVDHAMFNAQANDSMFGTSYIHLDNTTVFTLETNVFVQSVDFTILHDDDVVTTFAINIKAEDGTTNNNISTCRPSFSEISESSVNATFHCIPELDRRGSWYMDVGVCGTFESDTSDVVEFKMLDDRRKSKFVNLTLERGTNAKAHVVISKDVVKKNFLFLFSSLTFISSGVVSRTSFRIFHDISKTKTEGEFKFLRPRPNLELLEGEPFTIACDAIGRNPPPITMHKDGGNIRKSDQITSPLWSSSYVTYRHASKELEGNYSCLIQNNDMQLAFSPYTEVNLKPRIRWDLSTILENTLNLIRVSIVVEGAIGVSLDCNNDAGGEGNLTLSMVKTTSMSDWNERLEAEYTYREDLHQFRDRYISLMQLSCMIKDRNGQAQFEYNV; this is translated from the exons atgttaAAGGAAGTGCTATCCAAATTGCCTGAAACCAACAGCAGTAAACAAACTTCTGAG AAATCGTACGGGCCTGGACGTTCGCTTATCTTCGCCAGTAAAACAACTTCTGGTAATGACGTCGGCATACAGTTGGAATTGTTTGTGACGTCATCTGACAAGACTGTTTGGCTAGTGGACCACGCTATGTTCAATGCACAAG CAAATGACAGCATGTTTGGCACATCGTACATACATTTGGATAATACTACCGTATTCACTTTGGAAACCAATGTGTTTGTACAGTCTGTAGATTTCACTATACTTCATGATGACGATGTGGTAACAACATTTGCGATAAATATAAAAGCAGAAGATGGAACAACAAATAACAACATATCAACATGTCGGCCATcattttctgaaatttctgAGTCCTCAGTAAATGCTACCTTTCACTGCATACCGGAACTAGATCGTAGAGGCTCCTGGTACATGGATGTAGGCGTCTGTGGCACTTTTGAAAGCGACACATCTGACGTAGTTGAATTCAAAATGCTTGATGACAGAAGGAAATCGAAGTTTGTTAATCTCACCTTGGAGCGAGGAACAAATGCAAAAGCACATGTTGTCATTTCCAAGGATGTCGtgaaaaagaattttttattcCTGTTTAGCTCTCTCACTTTTATTTCTAGTGGTGTCGTTTCTAGAACATCATTCAGAATTTTTCACGATATCagcaaaacaaaaacagaagGTGAGTTCAAATTTCTGAGACCCCGCCCGAATTTAGAGCTTTTGGAAGGAGAACCATTCACAATAGCCTGTGATGCCATAGGTAGAAATCCTCCTCCCATTACAATGCATAAGGACGGAGGAAACATCAGAAAGTCTGATCAAATTACATCACCACTTTGGTCATCGTCTTACGTCACTTACCGCCATGCATCGAAAGAATTAGAGGGAAACTACTCATGCCTGATACAGAATAACGACATGCAGTTGGCTTTCTCACCGTACACGGAAGTAAACCTAAAACCAAGAATCCGATGGGACCTGAGCACAATTTTAGAAAATACTTTAAACCTG ATTCGTGTATCTATAGTGGTGGAGGGGGCGATAGGTGTCTCATTAGATTGTAACAATGATGCCGGTGGAGAAGGTAATCTAACACTGAGTATGGTGAAGACAACATCGATGTCGGACTGGAATGAACGATTAGAGGCGGAATATACCTATCGGGAAGATCTACACCAATTCAGAGATCGTTACATTTCCCTAATGCAGCTTTCCTGTATGATAAAAGATAGAAATGGCCAAGCtcaatttgaatacaatgtCTGA